Proteins from a genomic interval of Nematostella vectensis chromosome 12, jaNemVect1.1, whole genome shotgun sequence:
- the LOC5500237 gene encoding uncharacterized protein LOC5500237, whose amino-acid sequence MSVLTATEGQGLQQMANGLMRRYSEANEPPPKVMYVDRDCCGQNYKTKEMFSLWDEMVVRLDIWHIMRRIAAACSTESHPLYSVFLRCLS is encoded by the exons ATGAGTGTTCTGACAGCAACCGAGGGACAAGGACTTCAGCAGATGGCCAATGGGCTAATGAGGAG GTACTCTGAAGCAAACGAGCCTCCCCCCAAGGTGATGTATGTAGACCGTGACTGCTGTGGCCAGAACTACAAGACCAAGGAGATGTTCTCACTCTGGGATGAGATGGTTGTCCGCCTTGACATCTGGCACATTATGAGAAGGATTGCTGCAGCCTGCAGTACAGAGTCACACCCACTGTACAGCGTATTCCTCCGATGCTTGTCGTAG